Proteins encoded in a region of the Haloglomus salinum genome:
- the dapF gene encoding diaminopimelate epimerase — protein sequence MVHIQKYHGTGNDFVVVDAAERVGDRRAFARALCDRTTGISHPDSPHIGADGVLFLHLETEYASPRVVMTLVQPDGSVAAMCGNGARCAARWAAERTGSDEVMIDTQSGTRRAVIAREAPDDGNRGHGDDRGFGDDVTIEMGRPRFLPGVVPVQTAEPLVQEHVEGLTVTAVNTGVPHAVSFVEDVDAVDLEDIAPAVRHADVFPEGANVTLASRVAPTGDEDAAFRQRTYERGVEGETDSCGTGAVAIAAVAHRLGRIGTGETVRVTPPGGDLFVTVTDDDALLRGPAVFEFEAEVPEPGVGPDAELDVDLTDAGTNTGD from the coding sequence ATGGTACACATCCAGAAATACCACGGAACGGGCAACGACTTCGTCGTCGTGGACGCCGCCGAGCGGGTCGGCGACCGGCGGGCGTTCGCACGAGCACTCTGCGACCGAACGACCGGAATCAGCCACCCGGACAGCCCCCACATCGGGGCGGACGGCGTGCTCTTCCTCCATCTCGAGACGGAGTACGCCTCCCCGCGCGTCGTGATGACGCTCGTCCAGCCGGACGGGTCCGTCGCCGCGATGTGTGGCAACGGCGCGCGCTGTGCGGCCCGCTGGGCCGCCGAACGCACCGGGAGCGACGAGGTGATGATCGATACGCAGTCCGGGACCCGTCGCGCGGTCATCGCACGAGAGGCCCCGGACGACGGCAACCGTGGCCACGGTGACGACCGCGGGTTCGGCGACGATGTCACCATCGAGATGGGTCGTCCGCGGTTCCTCCCGGGCGTGGTCCCGGTCCAGACGGCCGAACCGCTCGTCCAGGAACACGTCGAGGGGCTCACCGTCACGGCCGTCAACACGGGCGTCCCGCACGCGGTCTCCTTCGTCGAGGACGTGGACGCGGTCGACCTCGAGGACATCGCGCCGGCGGTCCGACACGCCGACGTGTTCCCGGAGGGCGCGAATGTGACCCTCGCCTCGCGCGTGGCCCCGACTGGCGACGAGGACGCGGCCTTCCGCCAGCGGACCTACGAGCGCGGCGTCGAGGGTGAGACGGATTCCTGCGGGACAGGTGCGGTCGCCATCGCGGCGGTCGCCCACCGACTCGGCCGAATCGGAACCGGCGAGACCGTCCGGGTCACCCCGCCGGGTGGTGACCTGTTCGTCACCGTCACCGACGACGATGCGCTCCTTCGCGGGCCAGCAGTCTTCGAGTTCGAGGCCGAGGTCCCGGAGCCGGGCGTGGGGCCGGACGCCGAACTGGATGTCGACCTGACGGATGCGGGTACCAACACGGGCGACTAG
- the lysA gene encoding diaminopimelate decarboxylase — translation MPDGEGWPSTTENPAVRRLSDWPAEPLRDLADEYETPLYVQDLDRVKANASRLRSAFPDADLSYAVKANTTRPVLETLADRGVGAECAAAGEVKRSLAAGFPASRVRYTAVNPPARDLDYVCGLDAADEMVLTVGAMDTLNRVAQRDFEGRLCVRVNPGVGAGHHAKVSTGAEPKFGVPYDRTAAVVERALDHGFEVVGLHAHAGSGISGDDLSAHRELVRRMGALTGEVDEALDFVAVGGGFGVPYHEDEPPLDLDTVAEATREAYREGWLEAVAGDDSEDAPAPPQLAIEPGRYFVADAAVLLTTVNTVKPTPETTVVGVDAGMTTLVRPAMYDAFHEMRSLEPDVPRRDTVACDVSGPVCETADVLARDRPLPDPSRGDLLAVGNAGAYGYEMASNYNSRPRPAVVALEHGEPRLAARRERLPELTRLESEAEDS, via the coding sequence ATGCCTGATGGCGAGGGCTGGCCGTCGACGACGGAGAACCCGGCTGTTCGGCGGCTGTCGGACTGGCCGGCGGAGCCCCTGCGCGACCTGGCCGACGAGTACGAGACACCGCTGTACGTGCAGGACCTGGACCGCGTGAAGGCCAACGCCTCGCGGTTGCGGTCGGCGTTCCCGGATGCGGACCTGAGCTACGCGGTGAAGGCCAACACGACGCGGCCGGTGCTGGAGACCCTCGCCGACCGCGGCGTCGGCGCCGAGTGCGCGGCCGCGGGCGAGGTGAAGCGGTCGCTGGCGGCCGGCTTCCCCGCGAGTCGAGTCCGGTACACGGCGGTCAACCCGCCGGCCCGGGACCTCGACTACGTCTGTGGGCTGGACGCCGCGGACGAGATGGTCCTCACGGTCGGCGCGATGGACACCCTGAACCGGGTCGCACAGCGCGACTTCGAGGGCCGGCTCTGCGTCCGCGTGAACCCGGGCGTCGGCGCGGGCCACCACGCGAAGGTCTCGACCGGCGCGGAGCCGAAGTTCGGCGTCCCCTACGACCGGACGGCGGCCGTCGTCGAACGGGCGCTCGACCACGGCTTCGAGGTCGTGGGGCTCCACGCCCACGCCGGGAGCGGCATCTCCGGCGATGACCTCTCGGCCCACCGCGAGCTCGTCCGGCGGATGGGCGCGCTCACGGGCGAGGTGGACGAGGCGCTCGACTTCGTCGCCGTCGGCGGCGGGTTCGGCGTCCCGTACCACGAGGACGAGCCGCCGCTCGACCTCGACACGGTGGCCGAGGCGACCCGTGAGGCGTACCGCGAGGGGTGGCTGGAGGCCGTGGCGGGCGACGATAGTGAAGACGCGCCGGCGCCGCCACAGCTCGCCATCGAGCCCGGGCGCTACTTCGTCGCGGACGCGGCCGTCCTCCTGACGACCGTCAATACGGTCAAGCCGACGCCGGAGACGACCGTCGTCGGCGTCGACGCCGGGATGACGACCCTGGTTCGGCCGGCGATGTACGACGCCTTCCACGAGATGCGGAGCCTGGAACCGGATGTCCCGCGGCGCGACACCGTCGCCTGTGATGTCTCGGGGCCGGTCTGCGAGACCGCAGATGTCCTCGCCCGGGACCGGCCGCTGCCGGACCCGTCGCGCGGCGACCTGCTCGCGGTCGGGAACGCCGGCGCGTACGGCTACGAGATGGCCAGCAACTACAACTCTCGGCCGCGGCCGGCGGTGGTCGCGCTGGAGCACGGCGAGCCACGGCTCGCGGCACGACGCGAACGGCTCCCCGAATTAACCCGCCTAGAGTCAGAAGCGGAGGACTCTTGA
- a CDS encoding DUF5813 family protein — translation MPDELPAAAARAFDAHDAYERAAGGPAFVLTTTKFEATVTARDGGEPEWALTYELEVRAPMLSTATADEVGPTVEEGWFDTLALRLEDAPGAVRDSVDIDLDVTEEAGDAVATYRFESGDSDRAAAIAKAFAEYVEGTYMEGVVPGYDYQPPVSEMLASARGAGGDEGSGDPMPL, via the coding sequence ATGCCTGACGAGTTACCGGCCGCGGCGGCCCGGGCGTTCGACGCACACGACGCATACGAGCGAGCGGCAGGCGGGCCGGCGTTCGTGCTGACGACCACGAAGTTCGAGGCCACCGTCACCGCGCGCGACGGCGGCGAGCCCGAGTGGGCGCTGACCTACGAGCTGGAGGTCCGGGCGCCGATGCTCTCGACGGCGACAGCTGACGAGGTCGGCCCCACCGTCGAAGAGGGGTGGTTCGACACGCTGGCGCTCCGGCTGGAGGACGCCCCCGGGGCGGTCCGTGACTCCGTGGATATCGACCTAGACGTGACCGAGGAGGCCGGCGACGCGGTCGCGACCTACCGGTTCGAGTCCGGGGACTCCGACCGCGCCGCCGCCATCGCGAAGGCGTTCGCCGAGTACGTCGAGGGGACGTACATGGAGGGTGTGGTCCCGGGCTACGACTACCAGCCGCCCGTCTCCGAGATGCTCGCGTCGGCCCGGGGCGCGGGCGGTGACGAGGGGTCCGGCGACCCGATGCCGTTGTAA
- a CDS encoding M20 family metallopeptidase: MRVPTRATRRVSAAPRFDPLAFHERAVRTASHESVGAMRDLLVETLADAGVDPRVDDAGNTLAVREGDGDGPHLVLNTHIDTVPPHVPFTLDADGAIVRGRGACDAKGPLAALVDAFLDAPVERGRLTLAITPDEETTSAGADALAFGDDPLRADGYIVGEPTGLDVCTAGKGRFEGTLTVTGEAAHAAEPESGTNALRALPPLLAALDTFDAERGPGTDPQLGAPTLTATTVDGGEAINQVPAEVRVGIDRRSVPPETADGFERALNEHLRAAAMDDAGAAFALTERETPFLEAWTTDPDEPLAEALVDASGGDVRAFGAACEASYFAADAPTVVFGPGVLADEEGAVAHADREYVRREEITAAADAVRETLASLLG; the protein is encoded by the coding sequence ATGCGGGTACCAACACGGGCGACTAGACGCGTGAGTGCTGCCCCCCGGTTCGACCCGCTCGCCTTCCACGAGCGTGCCGTCCGGACCGCCTCCCACGAGTCGGTCGGGGCGATGCGCGACCTGCTCGTCGAGACGCTGGCCGACGCGGGTGTCGACCCACGTGTCGACGACGCCGGCAACACGCTCGCCGTCCGCGAGGGCGACGGCGACGGCCCGCACCTGGTTCTCAACACGCACATCGACACCGTGCCGCCGCACGTGCCATTCACGCTCGACGCGGACGGGGCCATCGTTCGCGGGCGCGGCGCCTGCGACGCGAAGGGACCGCTGGCGGCGCTGGTCGACGCCTTCCTCGACGCGCCCGTCGAGCGTGGCCGGCTGACGCTGGCCATCACGCCGGACGAGGAGACCACCTCGGCCGGCGCGGACGCGCTGGCGTTCGGCGACGACCCACTCCGGGCGGACGGCTACATCGTCGGGGAGCCGACCGGCCTGGACGTCTGCACGGCCGGCAAGGGTCGGTTCGAGGGGACGCTGACGGTGACGGGCGAGGCCGCACACGCCGCCGAACCCGAATCCGGGACGAACGCGCTCCGGGCGCTGCCACCGCTGCTGGCGGCGCTGGACACGTTCGATGCCGAACGGGGCCCCGGGACGGACCCACAGCTGGGCGCGCCGACGCTGACCGCGACGACCGTCGATGGTGGCGAGGCCATCAACCAGGTGCCCGCCGAGGTCCGGGTCGGCATCGACCGCCGGAGCGTCCCGCCGGAGACAGCCGACGGCTTCGAGCGGGCGCTGAACGAGCACCTCCGGGCAGCCGCGATGGACGACGCGGGCGCCGCGTTCGCGCTGACCGAGCGCGAGACCCCGTTCCTCGAGGCGTGGACGACCGACCCGGACGAGCCGCTGGCCGAGGCGCTGGTCGACGCCTCCGGCGGCGACGTGCGCGCGTTCGGCGCCGCCTGCGAGGCCTCCTACTTCGCTGCGGACGCGCCGACGGTCGTCTTCGGTCCCGGCGTTCTGGCGGACGAGGAGGGGGCCGTCGCCCACGCCGACCGCGAGTACGTCCGCCGTGAGGAGATCACGGCGGCGGCCGACGCCGTCCGCGAGACGCTCGCGTCGCTGCTGGGGTAG